The genomic window GAAGAACGTGCCCGGGGTACAGAAAGTCGAACTCGCCGGCCGCGAGGAGCAGCGCATCGTGATCGATCTGCGCCAAGCGGATGTGAACCGACTCAGGGTGGATCCGACGCAGCTGGGTGCGGTACTCGAAGCGCACGGTGCTGCGGTGCCGGCCGGCCAGGCCGACTCTCCGGACGGGTCGACATCAATCTCAGTCGGCACCGCCACCACCAGCCTGGAAGACTTGCAGAACCTGCCGGTGAAAACCGAGGCCGCGATCGTCGCGCTGAAAGAGTTCGCTGACGTTCATGTCGAAAAGCTTCCCACCGGGAGCTTGTCCCGGGTGAACGGGAAACCGTCATTGACCATCACTGTGTCACCTGCCCAGGGTGCGAACGTAGTACAGATCTCCCACGTTGTGACTGCGGAACTCGACAGGCTGGCACCGAGCCTGAAGGCGGAGTTCGTGACGCTGTTCGATCAGGCTCCGGTGATCGAGCAGTCCATCCATGACCTGTCGGTCGAGGGCGGTCTCGGCCTCCTCTTCGCGGTGATCGTCATCCTCGTCTTCCTCGGCTCGTGGCGGTCGACGGTCATCGCCGCGATCTCGATTCCGCTATCGCTGTTGATCACGATGATCGGCCTCTTCGTCAGCAACAACACCTTGAACACGTTGACGTTGGGGGCACTCACGATCGCGATCGGCCGGGTGGTGGATGACTCGATCGTGGTCATCGAGAACATCAGTCGACGAGCGGAAACCGACGGGCTCGGTACGAGCAGTATCATCGCGTCTGTGCGGCAGGTGGCCGGGGCGATCACCGCATCCACCTTGACGACGGTGGCAGTCTTCCTGCCGATTGTGTTCGTCTCCGGAGCGGCCGGGCAGCTGTTCCGGCCATTCGCGGTGACCGTGTCGATCGCACTCCTCGCATCCTTGCTGGTGTCGTTGACGATCGTGCCGGTTCTCGCTTCGATGTTCATGCGGATGAAGCACCAGGACGCCCTCGCGATCACCTCGCCCGACACGCACGAGGATGAGGCCGCTGTCGTTCATGTCGGCTCTGTGCATTCGTCGGACACTGCCCCCGTGGCCGAGTCCCTCACGACAGCCTCCTCAGCCTCTGGAGTTCGCCATCGTCCGGAGCGGCTGAACAGGACCAGTTCGGATAGCAGCGATGTGCCTGAGGACCGGCTGCAACGCGCGATCATGCCGAGCCTCCGAGTCACACGCCGCCACCCGGTGATCACGCTCGTCGCCTCCGGCATGCTCCTCGCGGTCACCCTCGGGATGGGCATCATGATCCCCACCGATTTCCTCGGCTCCTCCGGGAACGAGACCCTGGAACTTTCGCAGTCCCCCGGCACTGCGATCGACGGCGAGTTGGAGAGTGAACAGAGCGACAACGGTGACACTTCCCCCGGAGACGGCGCTGTCGAACCTGCTCCCGAAGCCGCGCCCGCGGAGGATGAATCTGCCGCAGAACCACCGTCGAGCGAGCAAGACCTGGTGACGGCGGCGACCGAGGTGGAGGAGGCCCTCAAGCGCGTCCAGGGTGTGAAGAGCGTGCTCACCAGCATCCCCGTCGGTGAGCAGCAGCCTGGGAAAGCCACCACGATCTCGTACACGCTGAGGCTCGAAGAGAACACCGACGTCGAACAGGTGAGGATTGCGGTGCAGGCGCGGCTCGACAAGATGCCCAAACCCGAGGAGTTCCGGCTCCTCACCCAAGACGCCTTCGTCGGCGACAGCGGTGCCGGCGGTGGGATCGATCTGCGAATTCAGGGCAACGACCCGGCAATGCTCAAGGAGGCCAGCGTCCTGCTTCAGGAACGTCTGAAGTCAGCTGCCGGAATCCAAACGGTGTACAGCGAGCTCGAGGGCGGGCAGAGCATCGTCCGAGTGAAGCTTGATGAGGTGCGCGCTGGGAAGCTCGGTTTCGACCGAGCCTCGGTCGCCAAAGCGATCCAAGACACCCTCCAGGGTGCACAAATCGGATCGCTCATGCTCGAAGGCGAAAAGCGCCCCATTGTCCTCCGCACGCCCGGCACGAAGTACACCGCTGCGCAGGTGGGCGAGATACTGCTTCCGGTGACGGCGGAACAGACGAGTCAGGCACAGAAAGTCGCCTCCGATGCGCTTGAGGCGAGAGCGCAGGCTGAAGCCGACGCCGCGAAGCGAACTGCCACGGCCGAGGTGAACAAGCAGATCGCTGCTGCCCGCCAACAGCGTGCGGACGCGACATCGAGCATCGCCTCGCTGCAGCAGCAGCTCGCAGCACTTGCCGCGTCCCCCGTTGAGCCTCGACCTGAACCCGACGAGCAGGAGAAGGCTGCGGAAGAACGTCAAACGCAGCTCGCCGAACTCCAGAGCGCGATCGCCAATGCCGAGGCGAGCATCACCGCCGCAGACGAGCAGATCGCCCAGCTCTACCAGTCGCAACGCGATACGGCCGCCCAGGAAGCAGAAGCGAAGAAGGCAGCAGACGAGCTGAAGGCGGTCACCGAGCTGCGCGGCACCCCGCTGAAGGTCAGCGACATCGCTACGGTCGAGAACGAACTCGTCCCGCCGATGATCAGCCGTGACAACGGCGAACGAATAGCGGCCCTCACCGTGACACCAGAGAAGGGGAAGCTCAGTCAGGCAAACGCCTCCGTGCAGGAAGCGATCCAAGGGACCCAACTCCCCGCGGGCGTCACCTTCGACATCGGAGGCGTGAGTGAGCAGCAGGACGAGGCGTTCAGCCAGTTGGGGATGGCGATGATCATGGCCATCATGCTGGTACTCATCGTCATGATCGCTACGTTCCGCAGCTTCCGGCAACCCTTCGTGCTGCTCGTTTCGATTCCGTTCGCGGCAACCGGTGCGATTCTTGGGCTCCTCCTCACCGGCACTCCTCTCGGACTCCCGGCGCTGATCGGGCTGCTCATGCTCGTCGGCATCGTGGTGACGAATGCGATCGTGCTGATGGATCTCATCAACCGTTTCCGCGAGGAAGGGTCACCACTGGATGAAGCAGTCACGAACGGCACCCGGCTCCGGTTGCGGCCGATTTTGATGACCGCCGCGGCAACGATCTTCGCGCTGGTCCCGATGTCGCTCGGCCTGACCGGTGGTGGTGCGTTCATCTCCCGACCGCTTGCGATCGTGGTCATCGGCGGACTCCTCAGCTCCACCCTGCTCACCCTGATCCTCGTCCCGATCCTTTACACCTGGATCGAGCACGCCCGGGAGCAGAGAATCGAGCGTCGCACTTTGCGCCGCAGCGCCACCCTCGATGAGACACGGACAAGTTCGGAACACGAGGAGGTCGACGCATTCGAAAGAACGCTGCGTTCGACCCCCTGACGGCACGCGCGTCTGTGGGGTCGCCTGTGACTGAGGTGGGGTCCCGCAGAAGGTCCGACGGCGATCGGGACCGACACCGTCGAGCGGACAGTACATCTCCTCGATCGAGCACCCCGTCACCCCTGCCACCGCCCACGGACGCGCATATGACGAGTATTTTCACGCCCTCCCAGGCACGAGACGACCGCGACGCAGAGTACGGTGACCAAGCATCTCGGATAAGTACTGCACGATGCACTTTTCTCGCGTAGCTGACAGCACTACGAGAATCATGGGATACCACCAGTGAGGCACGAAGCGGACAGCATGAGCACCAGACACCAAT from Plantibacter flavus includes these protein-coding regions:
- a CDS encoding efflux RND transporter permease subunit: MFLTQMSLKNRLLVGLITIAVAALGVLSMGKLKQEMMPPTTTPMAFVSVQVEGIAPEEMSRIATVPLETALQSVPNVKNVSSTTSTGSSNVIVEWPFENDADETLRAVKAAADGVKSALPATAQIDVFSGSNSEIPAMQLSAGSSGDQDAFGDALAQKVVPALKNVPGVQKVELAGREEQRIVIDLRQADVNRLRVDPTQLGAVLEAHGAAVPAGQADSPDGSTSISVGTATTSLEDLQNLPVKTEAAIVALKEFADVHVEKLPTGSLSRVNGKPSLTITVSPAQGANVVQISHVVTAELDRLAPSLKAEFVTLFDQAPVIEQSIHDLSVEGGLGLLFAVIVILVFLGSWRSTVIAAISIPLSLLITMIGLFVSNNTLNTLTLGALTIAIGRVVDDSIVVIENISRRAETDGLGTSSIIASVRQVAGAITASTLTTVAVFLPIVFVSGAAGQLFRPFAVTVSIALLASLLVSLTIVPVLASMFMRMKHQDALAITSPDTHEDEAAVVHVGSVHSSDTAPVAESLTTASSASGVRHRPERLNRTSSDSSDVPEDRLQRAIMPSLRVTRRHPVITLVASGMLLAVTLGMGIMIPTDFLGSSGNETLELSQSPGTAIDGELESEQSDNGDTSPGDGAVEPAPEAAPAEDESAAEPPSSEQDLVTAATEVEEALKRVQGVKSVLTSIPVGEQQPGKATTISYTLRLEENTDVEQVRIAVQARLDKMPKPEEFRLLTQDAFVGDSGAGGGIDLRIQGNDPAMLKEASVLLQERLKSAAGIQTVYSELEGGQSIVRVKLDEVRAGKLGFDRASVAKAIQDTLQGAQIGSLMLEGEKRPIVLRTPGTKYTAAQVGEILLPVTAEQTSQAQKVASDALEARAQAEADAAKRTATAEVNKQIAAARQQRADATSSIASLQQQLAALAASPVEPRPEPDEQEKAAEERQTQLAELQSAIANAEASITAADEQIAQLYQSQRDTAAQEAEAKKAADELKAVTELRGTPLKVSDIATVENELVPPMISRDNGERIAALTVTPEKGKLSQANASVQEAIQGTQLPAGVTFDIGGVSEQQDEAFSQLGMAMIMAIMLVLIVMIATFRSFRQPFVLLVSIPFAATGAILGLLLTGTPLGLPALIGLLMLVGIVVTNAIVLMDLINRFREEGSPLDEAVTNGTRLRLRPILMTAAATIFALVPMSLGLTGGGAFISRPLAIVVIGGLLSSTLLTLILVPILYTWIEHAREQRIERRTLRRSATLDETRTSSEHEEVDAFERTLRSTP